A window from Peromyscus eremicus chromosome 1, PerEre_H2_v1, whole genome shotgun sequence encodes these proteins:
- the Med29 gene encoding mediator of RNA polymerase II transcription subunit 29, with protein MAAPQQQASAVSSAAGVSGPGSAGGPGPQQQPQPTQLVGPGQSGLLQQQQQDFDPVQRYKMLIPQLKESLQTLMKVAAQNLIQNTNIDNGQKSSDGPIQRFDKCLEEFYALCDQLELCLRLAHECLSQSCDSAKHSPTLVPTATKPDAVQPDSLPYPQYLAVIKAQITCAKDIHTALLDCANKVTGKTTAASAGPGGSL; from the exons ATGGCAGCGCCCCAGCAGCAGGCTTCGGCCGTTTCCTCCGCAGCGGGTGTTTCAGGTCCCGGCTCTGCCGGTGGCCCGGGTCCCCAGCAACAGCCGCAACCGACGCAACTGGTGGGACCTGGCCAGAGCGGGCTcctacagcagcagcagcaggacttCGATCCCGTGCAGCGCTATAAGATGCTCATCCCTCAGCTGAAGGAGAGTCTCCAG ACTTTGATGAAGGTTGCAGCCCAGAACCTGATTCAGAACACTAACATTGACAACGGACA AAAGAGCAGTGATGGACCCATACAGCGATTTGACAAGTGTCTGGAGGAGTTTTACGCTCTCTGTGATCAGCTGGAACTCTGCTTG CGCCTGGCCCACGAGTGCCTGTCACAGAGCTGTGACAGCGCCAAGCACTCTCCAACGCTGGTACCCACGGCCACCAAGCCAGATGCGGTGCAGCCGGACAGCTTGCCCTATCCTCAGTACCTGGCCGTCATCAAAGCCCAGATTACCTGTGCCAAAGACATTCACACTGCCCTGCTGGACTGTGCCAACAAGGTCACAGGCAAGACTACTGCAGCCTCAGCTGGCCCTGGGGGCAGCCTCTGA
- the Paf1 gene encoding RNA polymerase II-associated factor 1 homolog produces MAPTIQTQAQREEGHRPNSHRTLPERSGVVCRVKYCNSLPDIPFDPKFITYPFDQNRFVQYKATSLEKQHKHDLLTEPDLGVTIDLINPDTYRIDPNVLLDPADEKLLEEEIQAPTSSKRSQQHAKVVPWMRKTEYISTEFNRYGISNEKPEVKIGVSVKQQFTEEEIYKDRDSQITAIEKTFEDAQKSISQHYSKPRVTPVEVMPVFPDFKMWINPCAQVIFDSDPAPKDTSGAAALEMMSQAMIRGMMDEEGNQFVAYFLPVEETLKKRKRDQEEEMDYAPDDVYDYKIAREYNWNVKNKASKGYEENYFFIFREGDGVYYNELETRVRLSKRRAKAGVQSGTNALLVVKHRDMNEKELEAQEARKAQLENHEPEEEEEEEMEAEEKEAGGSDEEPEKGSSSEKEGSEDERSGSESDREEGDRDEASDKSGSGEDESSEDEARAARDKEEIFGSDADSEDDADSDDEDRGQARRGSDNESDSGSDGGGQRSRSRSRSRSRSRSRSASPFPSGSEHSAQEDGSEAAASDSSEADSDSD; encoded by the exons ATGGCGCCCACCATCCAGACCCAGGCCCAGCGAGAAGAAGGCCACAG GCCCAATTCCCACCGGACCTTGCCTGAGAG GTCTGGAGTGGTCTGCCGAGTCAAATACTGCAATAGCCTTCCTGACATCCCCTTTGACCCTAAGTTCATCACCTACCCCTTCGACCAGAACAG GTTTGTTCAGTACAAAGCAACTTCCTTGGAGAAACAGCACAAACATGACCTCCTGACTGAGCCTGACCTGGGGGTCACCATTGATCTCATCAACCCTGACACCTACCGCATTGATCCCAATG TTCTTCTGGATCCAGCTGATGAGAAGCTTTTGGAAGAGGAGATTCAGGCACCCACTAGCTCAAAGAG ATCCCAGCAGCATGCGAAGGTGGTGCCATGGATGCGGAAGACAGAGTATATCTCCACCGAGTTCAACAGATACGGTATCTCCAATGAGAAGCCTGAGGTCAA GATTGGGGTTTCTGTGAAGCAGCAGTTCACAGAGGAAGAAATATACAAAGACAGGGACAGCCAGATCACAGCTATTGAGAAGACTTTTGAAGATGCCCAGAAATCG ATCTCCCAGCATTACAGCAAGCCCCGAGTGACACCAGTGGAGGTCATGCCTGTCTTCCCAGACTTCAAG ATGTGGATCAACCCATGTGCTCAGGTCATTTTTGACTCAGACCCAGCTCCTAAGGACACGAGTGGGGCAGCTGCACTAGAGATGATGTCTCAGGCCATGATCAG GGGCATGATGGATGAGGAAGGGAACCAGTTTGTGGCTTATTTCCTGCCTGTGGAAGAGACACTAAAGAAACGAAAACGGgaccaggaggaagagatggactATGCACCAGATGATGT GTATGACTATAAGATTGCTCGGGAATACAACTGGAATGTGAAGAACAAAGCCAGTAAGGGCTATGAGGAGAACTATTTCTTCATCTTCCGAGAGGGCGATGGGGTTTACTACAATGAGCTGGAGACCAG GGTCCGTCTTAGTAAGCGTCGGGCCAAGGCTGGGGTTCAGTCAGGTACCAATGCCCTGCTTGTGGTCAAACACCGTGACATGAATGAGAAGGAATTAGAAGCCCAG GAGGCACGAAAGGCCCAGTTGGAAAACCACgaaccagaggaggaggaggaggaggagatggaggctgAAGAGAAAGAAGCTGGGGGCTCAG ATGAGGAGCCCGAGAAGGGCAGCAGCAGTGAAAAGGAAGGCAGTGAGGATGAGCGCTCTGGCAGCGAGAGTGACCGAGAGGAGGGTGACAGGGATGAGGCAAGCGACAAGAGTGGCAGCGGCGAGGATGAGAGCAGTGAGGATGAAGCGCGTGCTGCCCGGGACAAAGAAGAAATTTTCGGTAGTGATGCTGATTCAGAAGATGATGCTGACTCTGATGATGAGGACAGAGGGCAGGCCCGTAGGGGCAGTGACAATGAATCGGACAGTGGCAGTGACGGGGGTGGCCAGCggagccgcagccgcagccggaGTCggagccgcagccgcagccggaGCGCCAGCCCTTTCCCCAGTGGCAGTGAGCACTCAGCTCAGGAGGACGGCAGTGAAGCTGCAGCTTCCGATTCCAGCGAGGCTGACAGTGACAGTGACTGA